In Chryseobacterium shigense, the following proteins share a genomic window:
- a CDS encoding DMT family transporter, with amino-acid sequence MGRSYIFLALAIIFEIIATTFLKKSEEFSKLWPSVVTVIGYAAAFYFLSLTLRQIPVGITYAIWSGVGIIFITMIGIFAFKQVPDLPAIIGIALIVLGVIIINVFSKMGTH; translated from the coding sequence ATGGGACGCAGTTATATATTTCTTGCTTTAGCGATCATATTTGAGATCATAGCAACAACCTTTCTGAAAAAATCAGAAGAATTCTCGAAACTTTGGCCTTCTGTGGTTACCGTTATAGGATATGCTGCGGCATTTTATTTTCTGAGTCTTACGCTTCGTCAGATTCCCGTAGGAATTACATATGCCATATGGTCCGGAGTAGGGATTATTTTTATTACGATGATCGGAATTTTTGCTTTTAAACAAGTTCCGGATCTTCCGGCCATCATAGGAATTGCTCTGATCGTTCTTGGGGTGATTATTATTAATGTATTCTCAAAAATGGGGACACATTAA
- a CDS encoding YggS family pyridoxal phosphate-dependent enzyme yields the protein MEEDILHNLEVIKTRIQKACEKTDRNPDEVKLLLATKTVSSERIKIALENGQILIAENKVQELKEKYNDLKGIPHENHFIGHLQTNKVKDILKYDVVCVQSLDRLELAEKLHQRLVAERKTTDVLIQVNASNEESKFGVHPNEAVELTRKVSEFRTLKVKGLMTIGLFSSETEKVRSCFKILKNLQLEIIRQNIPNVEMKELSMGMSGDLETAIEEGSTIVRVGTAVFGARVYPDSYYWDEGKG from the coding sequence ATGGAAGAAGATATCCTCCATAATCTTGAGGTCATCAAAACCAGAATACAAAAAGCCTGTGAAAAAACGGACCGGAATCCTGATGAAGTTAAATTATTACTGGCTACAAAAACAGTTTCTTCCGAACGCATTAAAATAGCTTTGGAAAACGGGCAAATCTTAATTGCAGAGAACAAGGTTCAGGAGTTAAAAGAAAAATACAATGATCTGAAAGGAATTCCGCATGAGAATCATTTCATAGGGCATTTACAGACCAATAAGGTAAAGGATATTTTAAAATATGATGTGGTTTGTGTGCAGTCTCTTGACCGCCTTGAACTGGCAGAAAAACTTCACCAGAGACTTGTAGCTGAAAGAAAAACTACGGATGTTCTGATCCAGGTGAATGCCTCAAACGAGGAGAGTAAATTTGGCGTGCACCCAAATGAAGCTGTTGAACTGACAAGAAAAGTTTCTGAATTCAGGACTTTAAAAGTTAAAGGACTGATGACAATCGGTCTTTTCAGTTCAGAAACAGAGAAAGTAAGGTCATGCTTCAAAATCCTGAAAAATTTGCAACTGGAAATCATCCGGCAAAATATTCCCAATGTAGAAATGAAAGAGCTTTCTATGGGAATGAGTGGTGATCTTGAAACTGCAATTGAGGAAGGTTCTACAATTGTGAGAGTTGGAACGGCGGTGTTCGGAGCGAGGGTTTATCCGGACAGCTATTATTGGGATGAAGGGAAAGGCTAA
- the gcvP gene encoding aminomethyl-transferring glycine dehydrogenase gives MNTEQFVSRHISLNEADRQAMLEKLGVSSIEELISQTIPSSIRLEKDLEISAPLSEYEMLNHSKELASKNTDYTSYIGFGYHNTLLPSAIQRNIFENPSWYTAYTPYQAEIAQGRLEALLNFQTVVCDLTGFELANASLLDESTAAAEAMHMFFNNRTKDQKKADANKFFISDLVLPQTVSVLKTKAEGLGIEIVEGDHKTHQFDGTYYGVLLQYPGKNGIVLDYTEDIAEYKKLDLQVVVACDPMALVKLKSPASMGADCAVGTSQRFGIPLGYGGPHAAFFSCREDYKRDIPGRIIGVSQDMYGKRALRMALQTREQHIKRERATSNICTAQVLLAVMAGMYAVYHGPKGLNYIADQIHFKANALKNGLSALGYQVVEEPIFDTVKITMSEDEKGRLMRMMLDHRLNLNYFTEGIVSIAINESTTLEKLNYLMASFAQFKDKQTFKLEIKEGYSIPEELLRKDEILTEQVFNKYHTETELMRYIKRLERKDLSLTHSMISLGSCTMKLNAATQMLPLSWADWGSVHPFVPVDQAGGYQEMIKELEKDLAEITGFAGTSLQPNSGAQGEYAGLMVIREYHISRGEGHRNVVLIPQSAHGTNPASAAMAGMKIVVVKNLENGEIDFEDLKAKTEQNSENLSCVMITYPSTYGFFDANIKEITSLIHEHGGQVYMDGANMNAQVGFTSPGNIGADVCHLNLHKTFAIPHGGGGPGVGPICVAKHLVPFLPSNANIRIGAKEAIDGISAAPYGSGLILNISYSYIKMLGTEGLKKATGHAIMNANYLKEILAEHFPILYSNESGRVAHECIVDFRQFKSLGIEVADVAKRLMDYGFHAPTVSFPVAGTLMIEPTESESKSEIDRFAEALISIKKEIDEIANGEADQANNVLKNAPHTEQLVISDSWDKPYSREKAAYPLEWVREHKFFASVSRVDEAYGDRNLVCTCEPIEAYM, from the coding sequence ATGAATACAGAACAGTTTGTGAGCCGTCACATTTCCCTTAACGAAGCCGACAGACAGGCAATGTTGGAAAAATTGGGCGTTTCAAGTATTGAAGAACTAATTTCTCAGACCATTCCTTCTTCTATCCGTTTAGAGAAAGATCTTGAGATCTCTGCACCGCTTTCAGAATATGAAATGCTGAACCATTCTAAAGAGCTGGCATCGAAGAATACTGATTATACAAGCTATATCGGTTTTGGATACCACAATACACTTTTGCCATCAGCTATTCAGAGAAATATCTTCGAAAATCCCAGCTGGTATACAGCCTATACCCCTTATCAGGCGGAAATTGCACAGGGAAGACTGGAAGCCCTTCTTAATTTCCAGACTGTAGTGTGCGACCTTACGGGCTTTGAACTGGCTAATGCTTCTCTTTTAGATGAATCTACTGCTGCTGCAGAAGCTATGCATATGTTCTTTAACAACAGAACCAAGGACCAGAAGAAAGCTGATGCGAACAAATTCTTTATTTCAGATCTTGTTTTACCTCAGACAGTTTCTGTTTTAAAAACAAAAGCTGAAGGTTTAGGTATTGAAATCGTGGAAGGAGACCATAAAACCCACCAGTTTGATGGCACCTATTATGGCGTTTTATTACAGTATCCGGGCAAGAACGGGATCGTTCTGGACTATACAGAGGATATTGCAGAATATAAAAAATTAGACCTGCAGGTAGTTGTAGCCTGTGATCCGATGGCTTTGGTTAAATTGAAATCACCGGCTTCCATGGGAGCTGACTGTGCGGTAGGAACTTCACAGAGATTTGGTATCCCATTAGGTTACGGAGGTCCTCACGCAGCATTTTTCTCTTGCAGGGAAGATTATAAGAGAGATATTCCGGGAAGAATTATCGGGGTTTCTCAGGATATGTACGGAAAACGTGCATTGAGAATGGCACTTCAGACCAGAGAGCAGCACATTAAAAGAGAAAGAGCAACTTCCAATATCTGTACGGCACAGGTACTTCTTGCTGTAATGGCGGGGATGTATGCTGTTTACCACGGACCAAAAGGATTAAATTATATTGCTGACCAGATCCACTTTAAAGCAAACGCTTTGAAAAACGGCCTTAGTGCATTAGGATACCAGGTGGTGGAAGAACCTATCTTCGATACGGTGAAAATCACAATGAGCGAAGACGAAAAAGGAAGATTAATGAGAATGATGCTTGATCATAGGCTGAATCTGAACTATTTCACAGAAGGAATCGTAAGCATTGCGATCAACGAAAGTACTACATTGGAGAAGCTGAATTATTTAATGGCTTCTTTCGCTCAGTTTAAAGATAAGCAGACATTCAAATTAGAAATTAAAGAAGGATACAGCATTCCTGAAGAATTGTTGAGAAAAGACGAAATTCTTACGGAGCAGGTATTCAACAAATATCATACAGAAACAGAACTGATGCGTTACATCAAACGTCTTGAAAGAAAAGACCTGTCTTTAACGCACTCAATGATTTCTCTTGGATCTTGTACCATGAAGCTGAACGCAGCCACTCAGATGCTTCCGCTATCATGGGCAGATTGGGGAAGTGTTCATCCGTTTGTACCGGTAGACCAGGCCGGAGGTTACCAGGAAATGATCAAAGAGCTTGAAAAAGATCTTGCTGAGATCACAGGTTTTGCTGGAACTTCACTACAGCCGAATTCCGGAGCACAGGGCGAGTATGCAGGATTAATGGTAATCAGAGAATATCATATTTCAAGAGGTGAAGGCCACAGAAATGTAGTATTGATCCCTCAGTCTGCACACGGAACAAACCCGGCTTCCGCAGCAATGGCAGGAATGAAGATAGTTGTCGTTAAAAATCTTGAAAACGGAGAAATTGATTTTGAAGATTTAAAAGCCAAAACAGAACAGAATTCTGAAAACCTATCTTGTGTAATGATCACTTATCCGTCAACTTACGGATTCTTTGATGCCAATATTAAAGAAATTACAAGTCTGATCCACGAACACGGCGGACAGGTATATATGGATGGTGCAAACATGAACGCTCAGGTTGGATTTACAAGTCCGGGAAACATTGGAGCAGACGTTTGCCACCTGAACTTACACAAAACTTTTGCTATCCCTCACGGAGGCGGAGGCCCTGGAGTAGGTCCGATCTGTGTGGCTAAACACCTGGTTCCTTTCCTTCCTTCCAATGCCAATATCAGAATCGGGGCTAAAGAAGCTATTGACGGTATTTCTGCAGCACCTTACGGTTCAGGACTGATCCTGAACATTTCTTATTCTTACATTAAAATGTTAGGAACAGAAGGATTGAAAAAAGCAACAGGACATGCAATCATGAATGCTAATTACCTTAAAGAGATTTTAGCAGAGCATTTCCCTATCTTATATTCAAATGAGAGTGGAAGAGTAGCCCATGAGTGTATCGTAGATTTCCGTCAGTTCAAATCATTGGGAATTGAAGTGGCTGATGTAGCAAAAAGATTAATGGACTATGGATTCCATGCACCAACAGTTTCTTTCCCTGTGGCAGGAACATTGATGATAGAGCCTACAGAATCTGAAAGCAAGTCTGAAATTGACCGTTTTGCAGAAGCATTAATCTCAATCAAAAAAGAAATTGATGAGATTGCCAACGGTGAGGCAGATCAGGCCAATAACGTCCTTAAAAATGCGCCTCACACAGAACAATTGGTCATCTCTGATTCTTGGGATAAACCATACAGCAGAGAAAAGGCCGCTTATCCGCTGGAGTGGGTAAGAGAACACAAATTCTTTGCTTCTGTTTCAAGAGTGGATGAAGCATATGGAGACAGAAACTTGGTATGTACCTGTGAGCCGATTGAAGCTTATATGTAA
- a CDS encoding AAA family ATPase: MNLYNLIIQDKEEVTFNDVFLSNQNRDQLVQLIKEHTYIKDLQEYGLPVNNKILLQGNSGCGKTMTAKAVANALGKNILILNLSNIVSSRIGETSQNIKMIFDKAARERSVLFLDELDQIGKARGSDDKDVGEMRRLVNTLIQLIDYYPENALLICATNHAEIIDTALLRRFQLKINYEMPDAEFLDTFYDTLLSTFPEDLKSIDRKYDISFAEAKDYALTSIKSALIKKLESQKITQ, encoded by the coding sequence ATGAATCTTTACAATCTCATCATTCAGGATAAGGAGGAAGTTACCTTCAACGATGTATTTCTCAGTAACCAAAACCGGGATCAACTGGTACAGCTCATTAAAGAGCATACTTACATTAAGGATTTGCAAGAATATGGGCTTCCTGTGAATAATAAAATTCTCCTTCAGGGAAATTCAGGATGTGGGAAGACAATGACTGCAAAAGCTGTAGCCAATGCTTTAGGCAAAAATATACTCATTTTAAATCTCAGTAATATTGTTTCTTCCCGTATCGGAGAGACTTCCCAGAATATTAAAATGATATTTGATAAAGCAGCAAGGGAAAGATCTGTTCTTTTCCTGGATGAGCTGGACCAGATCGGGAAAGCACGGGGAAGCGACGATAAAGATGTGGGCGAAATGAGAAGATTGGTTAATACTCTGATCCAGCTGATCGATTATTATCCTGAAAATGCCCTTTTAATCTGTGCCACCAATCATGCAGAGATTATTGATACAGCTTTATTGAGACGTTTTCAACTGAAAATTAACTACGAAATGCCTGATGCTGAATTTCTTGATACTTTTTACGATACTCTTTTATCTACATTCCCGGAAGATCTGAAAAGTATAGACAGAAAGTACGATATCTCTTTTGCAGAAGCTAAGGATTATGCATTAACTTCTATAAAGTCTGCTTTAATTAAGAAGCTGGAATCCCAGAAAATTACACAGTAA
- a CDS encoding J domain-containing protein, whose product MKDYYYFLGISPDASEEDIKKAYRKLSLKYHPDKNDNDDFFAGRFREIQEAYEILSDAGKRRTYDQNLENHQKSFRYNIPPSIKTFTSNKIHAKKGEEIIINWQTSNADVVKILPFGLEKPFGERIFKITEFKDGKFQLLLHATNSLLHKTAVQGITITEVFENDGAQFKNSVEEMFKPQPRTRINKSGQPKIMMLIWGILILAVAMYFLVKNFG is encoded by the coding sequence ATGAAAGATTACTACTATTTTCTCGGGATTTCTCCGGATGCTTCAGAAGAAGACATCAAAAAAGCCTATAGAAAATTATCTTTAAAATACCATCCGGACAAAAATGATAATGATGATTTCTTTGCCGGGCGTTTCCGCGAAATTCAGGAAGCTTATGAAATATTGAGTGATGCGGGAAAAAGGCGTACTTATGATCAGAATTTAGAAAACCATCAGAAAAGCTTCAGATATAATATTCCACCATCCATTAAAACTTTTACTTCGAATAAAATTCATGCTAAAAAAGGAGAGGAGATTATCATTAACTGGCAGACAAGCAATGCCGATGTGGTGAAAATACTGCCTTTTGGCCTGGAAAAACCTTTTGGGGAAAGAATCTTTAAGATTACAGAATTTAAGGACGGGAAATTCCAGCTTTTGCTTCATGCAACCAATTCACTGCTTCACAAAACAGCCGTGCAGGGAATTACGATTACAGAAGTTTTTGAGAATGATGGTGCCCAGTTCAAGAACAGTGTGGAAGAAATGTTCAAGCCTCAACCCAGAACACGGATCAACAAATCCGGTCAGCCAAAGATCATGATGCTGATCTGGGGAATTCTTATTCTCGCTGTTGCAATGTATTTTTTAGTGAAAAACTTTGGCTAG
- a CDS encoding alpha/beta hydrolase family protein — translation MNFNTKIFGAAQIVLSAIMINAQTSTAKLPGDPTLPSTKANLEKLISYDKGNFKYKVEDYFARPNASQFKISPDGQYLSYKEKDKDKKNHVYVKELKTGKITKAIVEKDDLIKSYGWLGNKRLFFTQDKGGNENIHLYAADIDGKNLKDLTPFDGITLGTVKLIKDTDFVVVTMNKNNKQIFEPYKINFNTGEMTQLYENKDVNSPIDDYIFDKDGNLRGYSVLENGLTTKTYYKDLQTGKFNLLKSTDWKDTFYIITLNDNSKNKDEAYVVTNLDSDKSRIVLYDLKKNAVIREVYSNPVFDVNSISVAGKNRNYELDYISYDGIKNETVPVSQFYKDVDDKLKSEFKYKQFSIVSSDDNNDKLLVYVGSDKLYGAYYEYDTKSKKISLLYNLMPQLKEEDMAEMRPIEFKSRDGLTIHGYITLPKAALEGKKVPLIVNPHGGPQGIRDQWGFNPETQLFASRGYATLQVNFRISGGYGKEFQKAGYKQIGRKAMDDVEDGVKYAIEQGWIDKDKIAIYGGSHGGYATLMGLIKTPDLYACGVDYVGVSNIFTFFDSFPEYWKPYKEMVKQIWYDLDNPEEAKTAKEVSPVFQIDKIRKPLFVVQGANDPRVNINESDQIVKAMRAKGFEVPYLVKYDEGHGFGKEPNRLELYKYMLGFFAENFNKK, via the coding sequence ATGAATTTCAATACTAAAATTTTTGGTGCGGCTCAAATCGTACTCTCAGCAATTATGATCAATGCACAGACCTCAACGGCCAAGCTGCCGGGCGACCCTACGCTTCCATCCACTAAAGCAAATCTTGAAAAACTGATCTCTTACGACAAAGGAAACTTTAAATACAAAGTAGAAGATTATTTTGCAAGGCCTAATGCTTCCCAGTTTAAAATATCTCCCGACGGGCAGTATCTTTCCTACAAAGAAAAAGATAAGGACAAAAAGAACCATGTTTATGTAAAAGAGCTGAAAACAGGAAAAATTACCAAAGCCATCGTTGAAAAAGATGATCTCATCAAGAGTTATGGCTGGCTTGGCAACAAACGCCTGTTCTTTACCCAGGATAAAGGCGGAAATGAAAATATCCACCTGTATGCAGCAGATATTGACGGGAAAAATCTTAAAGACCTTACTCCTTTTGACGGAATTACACTGGGAACCGTAAAGCTGATAAAAGATACCGATTTTGTTGTGGTAACTATGAATAAAAACAACAAACAGATCTTTGAACCTTATAAAATCAATTTCAATACAGGAGAAATGACCCAGCTGTATGAAAATAAAGACGTAAACAGTCCTATTGATGATTATATCTTTGATAAAGACGGTAATCTCAGAGGATATTCGGTTCTTGAAAATGGTCTCACAACCAAAACCTATTATAAAGATCTGCAGACAGGAAAATTCAACCTCCTGAAATCCACGGACTGGAAGGACACGTTTTATATCATAACGCTTAACGATAATTCTAAAAATAAGGACGAAGCCTATGTCGTTACCAATCTGGACAGTGATAAATCCAGAATTGTTCTTTACGACCTGAAGAAAAACGCAGTAATCAGGGAAGTATATTCCAATCCTGTATTTGATGTCAACTCCATAAGCGTAGCCGGCAAAAACAGAAATTACGAGCTTGATTACATCAGCTATGACGGTATTAAAAATGAAACCGTTCCTGTAAGCCAATTTTATAAGGATGTTGATGATAAGCTGAAATCTGAATTTAAGTACAAACAGTTTTCCATTGTTTCTTCAGACGACAATAACGACAAGCTGCTGGTTTACGTAGGAAGCGACAAACTGTACGGAGCCTACTACGAATATGATACAAAAAGCAAAAAAATAAGCCTTCTTTACAACCTGATGCCTCAGCTGAAAGAAGAAGACATGGCAGAAATGAGACCTATTGAATTCAAAAGCAGGGACGGGCTTACCATTCACGGATACATCACCCTTCCCAAAGCAGCTCTTGAAGGTAAAAAGGTTCCTCTTATCGTTAACCCTCACGGTGGTCCGCAGGGAATCCGGGATCAGTGGGGATTCAATCCGGAAACGCAGCTTTTTGCCAGCAGAGGATATGCAACGCTCCAGGTCAACTTCAGGATTTCCGGAGGCTATGGAAAAGAATTCCAGAAAGCAGGATACAAGCAGATCGGAAGAAAAGCAATGGATGATGTGGAAGATGGAGTAAAATATGCCATTGAACAAGGCTGGATAGATAAAGATAAAATTGCCATTTACGGAGGAAGCCACGGTGGTTACGCTACTCTGATGGGGCTTATCAAAACTCCGGACCTATATGCATGCGGTGTAGATTACGTAGGGGTATCCAACATCTTTACTTTCTTCGATTCTTTCCCTGAATACTGGAAACCTTATAAAGAAATGGTAAAGCAGATCTGGTATGATCTTGATAATCCTGAAGAAGCAAAAACAGCCAAAGAAGTTTCACCGGTCTTCCAGATTGATAAGATCAGGAAACCTTTGTTTGTAGTGCAGGGCGCCAACGACCCGAGAGTTAACATCAATGAATCAGACCAGATTGTAAAAGCAATGCGCGCAAAAGGATTTGAAGTTCCTTATCTTGTAAAGTATGATGAAGGCCATGGATTCGGAAAAGAGCCGAACAGACTGGAATTGTATAAATATATGCTGGGCTTTTTCGCAGAAAACTTCAATAAGAAATAA
- a CDS encoding SRPBCC family protein, translated as METLSYETEINASQQKVWDVLWNNYPEWTKFFGNGSEMKTDWKVGGKTYFLSVEGGGMVSTIDSIDEPNQIIFKHLGMVDKEGNEDTQSKEVMEWSGSFEKYILIDLDGKTKLHVEVQVEKEWKDDIDSGFKQGLEVVKNLSEK; from the coding sequence ATGGAAACCTTATCTTACGAAACGGAAATCAATGCATCACAACAAAAAGTCTGGGATGTTCTGTGGAACAATTATCCTGAATGGACGAAGTTCTTCGGCAACGGATCCGAAATGAAAACCGATTGGAAAGTAGGAGGAAAAACCTATTTCCTGAGCGTAGAAGGCGGAGGAATGGTGTCAACCATCGATAGTATTGATGAACCTAACCAGATTATCTTCAAACATTTGGGAATGGTAGATAAAGAAGGCAATGAAGACACACAAAGTAAAGAAGTAATGGAATGGAGCGGTTCTTTTGAAAAATACATTCTTATTGATCTGGATGGAAAAACCAAACTTCACGTAGAAGTGCAGGTGGAAAAAGAATGGAAAGATGATATCGACAGCGGATTTAAACAAGGGCTGGAAGTAGTGAAAAACCTTTCTGAAAAATAG
- the dgt gene encoding dGTP triphosphohydrolase: protein MNLNQIFTNQRTGNNPHTKASRTDFQRDFDRIIFSSAFRRLQNKTQVFPLPGSVFVHNRLTHSLEVSSVGRSLGSIIGEFIFETYKNDLTEDSKNFYLHNLGNVIAAACLCHDVGNPAFGHSGEDAIASYFERNEKDLKLKFNEKEWADLVNFEGNANAIRVLVQRQQGKDEGGIQLTFSTLASIAKYPCEAVAKKKGIIHRKKFGFFQNEKDIFLEIAKATNLILENEEPYIFKRHPFVWLVEAADDICYNIIDMEDAHRLGIVSTADCKNLFFELIKSETDDIKRIEKKLGSISNENEQISYLRAKAINALINKSLEIYKNNFETILHGNLDSGLLDIYKSENRALQDIESFSIEKIYNHKAVVEIENAGYNVMYELLDHFIPSILKPEDTRKSYDKKALKLLPKQFVYEEGTDYQKVLGVIDFVSGMTDNFATDLYRKIKGIDIGMTV, encoded by the coding sequence ATGAATTTAAACCAGATTTTCACGAATCAGCGTACAGGGAATAATCCGCATACCAAAGCTTCAAGAACTGATTTTCAGAGGGATTTCGACAGAATTATCTTCTCTTCAGCATTCAGAAGACTGCAGAACAAGACCCAGGTTTTTCCTCTTCCCGGAAGTGTTTTCGTACACAACAGGCTGACGCACTCATTGGAAGTTTCGTCTGTAGGGCGAAGTTTAGGAAGTATTATCGGCGAATTTATCTTTGAAACGTATAAAAATGACCTTACGGAAGATTCTAAAAACTTTTATCTTCATAATTTAGGGAACGTTATTGCAGCGGCATGCTTGTGCCATGATGTAGGGAATCCGGCTTTCGGACACTCGGGAGAAGATGCCATTGCGAGTTATTTTGAGAGAAATGAAAAAGATCTCAAACTGAAATTTAATGAAAAAGAATGGGCGGATCTTGTTAATTTTGAAGGAAATGCCAATGCTATAAGGGTTCTGGTACAACGTCAGCAGGGAAAAGATGAAGGAGGAATACAGCTTACGTTTTCAACCTTGGCAAGTATTGCAAAATATCCTTGTGAAGCGGTTGCGAAGAAAAAGGGTATCATCCACAGGAAGAAATTCGGTTTTTTCCAGAACGAGAAAGATATTTTCCTGGAAATAGCCAAAGCAACCAATTTAATCCTGGAGAATGAAGAGCCTTATATTTTTAAGAGGCATCCATTTGTATGGCTTGTAGAAGCGGCAGATGATATCTGTTATAACATAATTGATATGGAAGATGCCCACAGATTGGGGATTGTATCTACAGCAGACTGTAAAAATTTATTTTTCGAACTGATAAAATCAGAGACAGACGATATTAAAAGAATCGAGAAAAAACTAGGTTCTATTTCCAATGAAAACGAACAGATTTCCTATCTGCGTGCAAAAGCAATCAACGCCCTGATCAATAAGTCCCTTGAGATTTATAAAAACAATTTCGAAACTATTCTTCATGGAAATCTGGATAGCGGACTTCTTGATATCTACAAATCTGAGAACCGTGCTTTACAGGATATTGAATCCTTCTCCATTGAAAAAATTTACAATCACAAAGCAGTCGTAGAAATTGAAAATGCAGGATACAATGTAATGTATGAGCTTCTTGACCATTTTATTCCATCTATCCTGAAACCTGAAGATACTAGAAAATCCTATGATAAAAAAGCATTGAAGCTGCTTCCAAAACAGTTCGTTTATGAAGAGGGAACGGACTATCAGAAAGTTCTGGGTGTGATAGATTTTGTTTCAGGTATGACGGATAATTTTGCGACCGATCTGTACAGAAAAATAAAAGGTATTGATATCGGAATGACGGTTTAA
- a CDS encoding RNA polymerase sigma factor: protein MEVVEEITMPQEEKASIISQTVSKYGGKLMSYIRPKVKNTEDAEDILQEVWFQFSSLTNLSEIVNVGGWLYRVTANKITDRYRKKKTENLEDFVYEDDDGSFSIKDILLLDESAGPEVKMFQDEIWKKLFEALDELPEKQRLVYVENELNDKTLQEIADEQGENIKTIISRKNYAVKHLRNRLRKLYEDLNS from the coding sequence ATGGAGGTTGTCGAAGAAATAACAATGCCACAGGAGGAGAAAGCAAGTATCATCTCACAAACCGTTTCAAAGTACGGAGGGAAGCTGATGTCCTATATTCGTCCGAAAGTGAAAAACACAGAAGATGCAGAAGATATTCTGCAGGAAGTGTGGTTTCAGTTCAGTAGTCTGACCAATCTTTCCGAGATTGTGAATGTAGGCGGCTGGCTGTACAGGGTAACAGCAAATAAGATTACAGACCGTTACCGTAAAAAGAAAACCGAAAATCTTGAAGATTTTGTATATGAAGATGATGACGGCAGTTTTTCCATCAAGGATATTCTGTTGCTGGATGAAAGTGCAGGACCTGAAGTGAAAATGTTCCAGGATGAGATATGGAAAAAGCTTTTCGAGGCATTGGATGAACTCCCTGAAAAACAAAGGCTGGTTTACGTAGAAAACGAACTGAATGACAAGACACTGCAGGAAATTGCAGATGAACAGGGAGAAAATATCAAGACCATTATCAGCAGGAAAAATTATGCTGTGAAGCATTTAAGAAACAGGCTGAGAAAATTATATGAAGATTTAAATAGTTAG
- a CDS encoding DNA-formamidopyrimidine glycosylase family protein has protein sequence MPEGPSILLMKENLQQFIGNQITEASGNAKFEKEPLIGQTLHEIRTFGKQTYLVLDHVAVRIHLLMFGSYSINEQTKPDQNLRLSLHFKTGSMYFYTCSVKTADLDFLSSIDWEADIMSDQWNPEKAEKKLKSKPKMMACDALMDQDIFSGVGNIIKNEVLFRIGVQPESLVGNLPPKKLKELIAEARNYSFDFLKWKREFVLKKHWLVHTKTTCPKCGRKLVKKQTGLGKRRSFYCEKDQKLY, from the coding sequence ATGCCTGAAGGACCATCCATACTTTTAATGAAAGAAAACCTGCAGCAGTTTATCGGAAACCAGATAACAGAAGCTTCAGGTAATGCTAAATTTGAAAAGGAACCGCTGATTGGCCAGACCCTTCATGAAATCCGTACGTTCGGAAAGCAGACGTATCTTGTTTTAGACCATGTTGCGGTTCGTATTCATTTGCTGATGTTTGGATCTTACAGTATCAATGAACAGACGAAACCGGATCAAAATCTGCGCTTATCTCTTCATTTCAAGACCGGTAGCATGTACTTCTACACCTGCTCCGTAAAAACTGCTGATCTGGATTTTTTATCTTCGATAGACTGGGAAGCCGATATTATGAGTGATCAATGGAATCCTGAAAAAGCAGAAAAGAAGCTGAAATCCAAACCAAAGATGATGGCTTGTGATGCCCTGATGGATCAGGATATTTTTTCCGGTGTGGGAAATATCATCAAAAATGAAGTACTGTTCAGAATCGGTGTACAGCCAGAAAGCCTTGTTGGAAATCTTCCCCCGAAAAAGCTGAAAGAACTGATTGCCGAAGCCCGGAACTACAGTTTTGATTTCCTGAAATGGAAACGGGAATTCGTTTTGAAAAAGCACTGGCTGGTTCATACCAAAACAACCTGCCCGAAATGCGGACGAAAACTTGTAAAAAAACAGACCGGTTTAGGGAAAAGACGAAGCTTTTATTGTGAAAAGGACCAGAAACTGTATTAA